From a single Arachis hypogaea cultivar Tifrunner chromosome 3, arahy.Tifrunner.gnm2.J5K5, whole genome shotgun sequence genomic region:
- the LOC112778248 gene encoding uncharacterized protein, with the protein MERKLQLEELECLRLEAYEKAQFYKEKAKTFHDQNIRRKSFKIGDEVLVYTSRLRLMPRKLRSRWDGLFKVVDVKPYRRVEVIHPSNGIKFKINGHRVKIYHTQPKNAKELEIFLLGEVST; encoded by the coding sequence ATGGAACGCAAACTTCAATTGGAAGAGTTAGAATGTCTCAGGTTGGAGGCATATGAGAAAGCTCAGTTCTACAAGGAAAAGGCCAAGACATTCCATGACCAAAATATTAGGAGGAAGAGCTTTAAGATAGGTGATGAAGTGCTTGTATACACTTCAAGGTTGCGATTGATGCCCCGAAAGTTGAGATCTAGGTGGGACGGTCTGTTTAAGGTGGTGGATGTCAAGCCTTATAGACGGGTGGAGGTGATTCATCCTAGCAATGGaattaaattcaaaatcaatGGTCATAGGGTGAAGATCTACCACACTCAACCAAAGAATGCCAAGGAGTTGGAGATTTTCCTCCTTGGAGAGGTTTCAACTTGA